The proteins below come from a single Aegilops tauschii subsp. strangulata cultivar AL8/78 chromosome 6, Aet v6.0, whole genome shotgun sequence genomic window:
- the LOC123494366 gene encoding uncharacterized protein isoform X1, whose protein sequence is MGCYPLRVIVSKALGKCNGRERWMEDQRMDYAMAYPPGPHPETLYMRPVARTVTFSGTNSVHMIPPNPPPQQQQHPEPQAPPPQHEPQPQPEQPAPAPEQGAPPPEQQPRQPKRGKKKPPRRVRFGPEPPPPQQQQEEHQEQQQQQPEHAPSSNPGNGAPGHHGQQGRGPPGYLRYTPSPLPRWEATPRRHEYFSGEYRYSYPTPVREGIYSMATDANRLTTIFSEENPNACAIV, encoded by the exons ATGGGTTGCTATCCCCTGCGCGTGATCGTCTCCAAAGCGCTTGGGAAATGCAACG GGCGCGAACGATGGATGGAGGACCAGAGGATGGACTACGCCATGGCATACCCTCCCGGCCCACACCCAGAGACGCTCTACATGCGGCCCGTGGCGCGCACCGTCACCTTCAGCGGCACCAACTCCGTGCACATGATCCCGCCAAACCCGCCACCACAGCAGCAGCAACACCCAGAGCCCCAAGCGCCACCGCCCCAGCACGAGCCCCAGCCGCAGCCCGAGCAGCCCGCTCCCGCGCCGGAGCAaggcgcgccgccgcccgagcagCAGCCGAGGCAGCCGAAGCGAGGCAAGAAGAAGCCGCCGCGCCGCGTCCGGTTCGGTCCCGAGCCACCGCCACCGCAGCAGCAGCAAGAAGAACACCAggagcaacagcagcagcagccggaGCACGCGCCGAGCAGCAACCCGGGCAACGGCGCGCCGGGCCACCACGGCCAGCAGGGCCGCGGGCCGCCGGGGTACCTGAGGTACACGCCGTCGCCGCTGCCGAGGTGGGAGGCGACGCCGAGGCGGCACGAGTACTTCTCCGGGGAGTACCGGTACAGCTACCCGACGCCGGTGCGCGAGGGCATCTACAGCATGGCCACCGACGCCAACCGCCTCACCACCATCTTCAGCGAGGAGAACCCCAACGCCTGCGCCATCGTCTGA
- the LOC123494366 gene encoding uncharacterized protein isoform X2 — translation MEDQRMDYAMAYPPGPHPETLYMRPVARTVTFSGTNSVHMIPPNPPPQQQQHPEPQAPPPQHEPQPQPEQPAPAPEQGAPPPEQQPRQPKRGKKKPPRRVRFGPEPPPPQQQQEEHQEQQQQQPEHAPSSNPGNGAPGHHGQQGRGPPGYLRYTPSPLPRWEATPRRHEYFSGEYRYSYPTPVREGIYSMATDANRLTTIFSEENPNACAIV, via the coding sequence ATGGAGGACCAGAGGATGGACTACGCCATGGCATACCCTCCCGGCCCACACCCAGAGACGCTCTACATGCGGCCCGTGGCGCGCACCGTCACCTTCAGCGGCACCAACTCCGTGCACATGATCCCGCCAAACCCGCCACCACAGCAGCAGCAACACCCAGAGCCCCAAGCGCCACCGCCCCAGCACGAGCCCCAGCCGCAGCCCGAGCAGCCCGCTCCCGCGCCGGAGCAaggcgcgccgccgcccgagcagCAGCCGAGGCAGCCGAAGCGAGGCAAGAAGAAGCCGCCGCGCCGCGTCCGGTTCGGTCCCGAGCCACCGCCACCGCAGCAGCAGCAAGAAGAACACCAggagcaacagcagcagcagccggaGCACGCGCCGAGCAGCAACCCGGGCAACGGCGCGCCGGGCCACCACGGCCAGCAGGGCCGCGGGCCGCCGGGGTACCTGAGGTACACGCCGTCGCCGCTGCCGAGGTGGGAGGCGACGCCGAGGCGGCACGAGTACTTCTCCGGGGAGTACCGGTACAGCTACCCGACGCCGGTGCGCGAGGGCATCTACAGCATGGCCACCGACGCCAACCGCCTCACCACCATCTTCAGCGAGGAGAACCCCAACGCCTGCGCCATCGTCTGA
- the LOC109779550 gene encoding protease Do-like 7 yields MESPVKEEVGGELAMEIESSVTAEDWRRALSRVVPAVAVLRTTAPRAFDTEVAGASYATGFVVDKARGIILTNRHVVKPGPVVSEAMFVNREEIPVYPLYRDPVHDFGFFRYDPGAIKFLKYEEIPLDPEAASVGLEIRVVGNDSGEKVSILAGTLARLDREAPHYKKDGYNDFNTFYMQAASGTKGGSSGSPVVDCQGRAVALNAGSKSSSASAFFLPLERVVRALNLIRDCWDAFGIKSESVYIPRGTLQMTFQHKGFEETRRLGLRNETEQMVRLVSPAGETGMLVVDSVVPEGPAHKHLEPGDVLVHINGEVVTQFLAMETLLDDSVGKEVNLQIERGGVPLTVKLEVEDLHSITPNHFLEVSGAVIHPLSYQQARNFRFKCGLVYVAEAGYMLSRASVPRHSIIKKFAGEDIENLDDLIAVISKLSRGARVPLEYVKYTDRYRNKSVLVTIDQHGWYAPPQLYTRNDATGLWNAKLAIPLESPFVVSHRAGHMDANLNSVSPLTESSPMDLKCQHESENTADGCVKMQTDEEIAVDGSHSGEDSIIEKKRRRVDEEIAAEGTISSFGDLDDIKDGALRHPSSVEGSDLARTISSNASLAEQVIEPALVMFEVHVPPICMLDGVHSQHFFGTGVIIYHSDCLGLVAVDRNTVAVSISDIMLSFAAYPIEIPAEVVFLHPVHNFALVAYDPSALGAGASVIRAAKLLPEPALRRGDSVYLVGLSRSLQATSRKSTITNPCTAVNIGSADCPRYRAINMEVIELDTDFGSSFSGILTDEQGRVQALWASFSTQLKYGCSSSEDHQFVRGIPIYAISQVLEKIISGTPGPFRLINGIRRPMPLVRLLEVELYPTLLSKARSYGLSDNWVQALAKKDPVRRQVLRVKGCLAGSKAEKLLEQGDMILAINKEPITCFLDIENACQKLDQSIDSDGVLNMTIFRQGKEIDLIVGTDVRDGNGSTRMVNWCGSIIQDPHSAVRALGFLPKEGHGVYVARWCHGSPVHRYGLYALQWIVEVNGQPTPDLESFIEVVKGLEDREFVRVKTVHLNGKPRVLTLKQDLHYWPTWELTFEPETDTWKRRTIKALQPTGA; encoded by the exons ATGGAGAGCCCCGTGAAGGAGGAGGTCGGCGGGGAGCTGGCGATGGAGATCGAGTCCAGCGTCACGGCCGAGGACTGGCGCCGCGCGCTCTCCCGCGTCGTGCCCGCCGTCGCCGTCCTCCGCACCACCGCGCCGCGCGCCTTCGACACCGAGGTCGCCGGCGCCAGCTACGCCACCGGCTTCGTCGTCGACAAGGCCCGCGGCATCATCCTCACCAACCGTCACGTCGTCAAGCCTG GCCCTGTGGTCTCGGAGGCGATGTTCGTGAACCGGGAGGAGATCCCTGTGTACCCCCTGTACCGAGACCCT GTACATGATTTTGGTTTTTTTCGCTATGACCCAGGTGCCATAAAGTTCCTCAAGTATGAGGAGATCCCTCTAGACCCTGAAGCAGCATCTGTTGGGCTAGAAATCCGAGTTGTCGGCAATGACAGTGGCGAAAAG GTTTCAATTTTGGCGGGAACACTTGCTCGACTGGATAGAGAAGCGCCTCACTACAAGAA GGACGGGTACAATGATTTCAACACATTCTATATGCAG GCTGCATCTGGAACTAAAGGTGGCTCTAGTGGTTCCCCAGTTGTTGATTGCCAAGGAAGAGCTGTTGCCCTGAATGCTGGAAGCAAATCTTCCAGtgcttctgcttttttccttccATTAGAACGT GTTGTTAGGGCACTGAATTTGATACGTGATTGTTGGGATGCATTTGGTATCAAGTCAGAATCTGTTTATATTCCTCGTGGTACACTGCAG ATGACCTTTCAACACAAAGGATTTGAAGAAACTCGGCGTCTTGGACTGAGGAATGAGACAGAGCAG ATGGTACGCCTTGTTTCTCCAGCAGGCGAAACTGGAATGCTAGTTGTTGACTCTGTG GTGCCAGAAGGACCTGCACATAAACATTTGGAACCTGGTGATGTGCTAGTTCACATCAATGGGGAG GTTGTAACCCAGTTTCTCGCAATGGAGACTTTACTTGATGACAGCGTCGGCAAGGAGGTAAATTTGCAGATTGAAAGAGGTGGAGTGCCTTTGACAGTAAAGTTAGAG GTTGAGGATTTGCACTCTATAACTCCAAATCATTTCTTGGAAGTCAGTGGTGCTGTCATCCATCCACTTTCATACCAGCAG GCTAGAAACTTCCGGTTCAAATGTGGTCTTGTATATGTTGCTGAGGCAGG GTACATGCTCTCTCGGGCATCGGTTCCACGCCATTCAATTATCAAAAAGTTTGCGGGAGAggatattgaaaatttggatGACCTTATTGCAGTTATTTCAAAGCTGTCTAGGGGAGCACGAGTGCCTCTCGAATATGTAAAGTACACTGACCGTTATCGGAACAAG TCTGTACTGGTGACAATTGATCAACACGGTTGGTATGCGCCTCCTCAGTTATACACTCGAAATGACGCAACTGGTCTGTGGAATGCAAAGTTGGCTATACCGCTCGAATCTCCCTTTGTAGTTTCTCATCGTGCCGGACATATGGATGCAAACTTAAATTCTGTTTCACCTTTGACTGAATCAAGTCCTATGGATCTCAAATGCCAGCACGAGTCTGAAAATACGGCAGATGGATGCGTAAAAATGCAAACAGATGAGGAGATTGCCGTAGATGGATCCCACTCTGGCGAAGATTCCATCATTGAGAAAAAAAGGCGCCGGGTGGATGAGGAGATAGCTGCTGAGGGAACTATATCATCTTTTGGAGATTTAGATGACATAAAAGATGGCGCATTGAGGCATCCTTCCAGTGTGGAAGGCTCTGACCTTGCTCGGACAATATCAAGTAATGCTTCATTGGCAGAACAAGTAATTGAGCCAGCTCTTGTAATGTTTGAG GTGCATGTGCCACCAATATGCATGCTTGATGGAGTGCATTCTCAACATTTCTTTGGAACCGGTGTGATAATATATCATTCTGACTGCCTAGGTCTGGTTGCCGTTGATAGGAATACAGTTGCTGTATCTATCTCTGATATAATGCTCTCTTTTGCTGCATATCCCATTGAAATACCTGCAGAG GTTGTTTTTCTGCATCCTGTTCATAATTTTGCATTGGTTGCCTATGATCCTTCTGCACTGGGAGCTGGTGCATCTGTTATTCGAGCTGCTAAGCTTCTTCCTG AACCTGCCTTGCGCCGAGGAGATTCTGTCTACCTAGTTGGGCTAAGTAGAAGCTTACAGGCTACATCAAGGAAATCAACCATAACTAATCCTTGCACGGCTGTTAATATTGGCTCAGCTGACTGCCCACGATATCGTGCAATAAATATGGAGGTCATTGAGCTTGATACTG ATTTCGGTAGCTCATTTTCGGGTATATTGACGGATGAGCAAGGAAGAGTTCAAGCGTTATGGGCAAGCTTTTCCACCCAG CTCAAATATGGTTGTAGCAGTTCAGAGGACCATCAGTTTGTTAGAGGTATACCAATATATGCAATAAGTCAAGTCCTTGAGAAGATAATCTCGGGTACTCCTGGACCATTTCGGCTTATCAATGGAATTCGAAGGCCAATGCCACTTGTCAGACTTCTGGAGGTGGAACTTTATCCAACTTTGCTCTCGAAAGCAAGAAGCTATGGATTGAGCGATAACTGGGTGCAG GCTCTCGCTAAGAAGGACCCTGTGCGCAGACAAGTCTTGCGGGTCAAAGGTTGTTTGGCTGGATCAAAAGCGGAAAAGCTTCTGGAACAGGGAGATATGATTCTGGCTATCAACAAGGAACCAATAACATGCTTTCTTGACATCGAGAATGCTTGCCAAAAGTTGGACCAATCTATCGATTCAGATGGCGTGCTTAACATGACAATATTTCGTCAG GGAAAAGAAATTGACCTTATTGTTGGAACCGATGTAAGAGATGGTAATGGTTCAACAAGGATGGTGAATTGGTGTGGATCCATAATTCAGGATCCTCATTCAGCAGTGCGTGCACTTGGTTTCTTGCCCAAGGAAGGTCATGGAGTTTATGTTGCTAG ATGGTGCCATGGAAGCCCCGTACATAGATATGGTCTTTATGCTCTCCAGTGGATAGTTGAAGTTAACGGGCAACCAACTCCAGATCTGGAGTCCTTTATTGAAGTGGTGAAG GGATTGGAAGATCGTGAGTTCGTTAGGGTGAAGACTGTCCACTTGAACGGAAAACCACGTGTGCTCACTCTGAAGCAGGACCTTCACTACTGGCCGACCTGGGAGCTCACTTTTGAACCGGAGACCGACACATGGAAGAGGAGAACAATAAAGGCGTTGCAGCCAACCGGGGCTTGA